CAGGTTTTTCTGACTACTATTAAATCCACTTACCCAAAAATGTCCATTCATTGTGTAGGTTGCAAGACCTTTACAAAACTAAACTCATGTTATACGGTATTATGAAAGTTGGGGTGTTCTAGGGCAGGGCAGCTGCTGAACATTGCTACCAATGCATCTTGTTTTCAGAATCATTTCAGTGAGAGAAAGGTTTATCACCCATGGATGTAATTCAATttaagatgcaattcaattcagaaaaacttatgtCACAGTTTatgacatgaaaactctattgaagtctaagggaaaaaactggaattgaattaggagaaaagttttttctcttcaaattgaatctcgtctaTTAGTTTTCACATGGGTAAAttatgagataactttttctaactgaactgaatctgggtTCATATTTGGAAAACTTTCCTGTATTATTGGTTCAAATGTACAACTGTGCTTTTGCTTTGTGCAggaatgagaaaaaaatacaaatgactATTTAGAAGGTAATAGCATTTCCTGCTTCAAATTCAGGAATCTATTCAGTCTTTTATATTCTAAAACCCTATGGCTGGTGGCACACAGAGAGAATAGTCGGCCATGATAAATCTACACTACCGTGGGAGCCTAATCTcactgaaatgccttcccactggcaacaaagtgaatcgtcGTTGGGATGGAAAATGCATTGCTTTCATTTCtcaaagttgcccaaagtttccttgttgGGAAGATTTATTGCAGTTAATCTCCCAGTGGCACCAGCCTAATGAGGAGCAGAGATATGTTAAGGATGCCAAACTAGGCTTGCCTGCCCAAGGACTTTACATCATGTGGCTCAGTCTATAGAGCAGTGGCTGTAGTATGTTGTATGGGTAAAGCTTTATAACTCGTTACAGCTTCCCCTGCTAACTGTGCAGGGAGCACTGCAgaagctatacaggtataggacctgttatccagaatgctggggacgtggggtctttccattatttggatctccataccttaagtctactgaataatcatttaaacattaaataaatacaatagcattgttttgcctccaatgaggatgtTATCTGTTGGGATCaatatacaaggtactgttttattattacagggaaatcattttaaaaaattagaattacttgcttataatggattctatgaaagatggccatcccataatttggaactttatggataacaatTTTCCAGATAATTCcatggatcctatacctttagTAGTAGTTGAAATAACAGCCACAGAAAATATACTGTAACTGTGAATAATAGATATGGTTTACTAGAACTACATATTGAATAATCATGCTATATATCAGTTACTCAACCCCTTAAGTTTTAAGTATAATTCCTAACTCTCGTTATAAGTAGGTTTTATAAGTTGCATTTTAGCACCAGCTGAATTGCAATACACTGGACAGTCCTAATTCATACAAATAATAGCACCCGCAGGCTCCACAACAAATAAAGAGAGCACAGATGAGAAGAAATATAGTACTTTGGCAAGGATTAAGAAAACAAACACCAAAGGCAGTGCCACATTATTAAAGCTATGGTAATTATCTCTATTGCTtgcttatacacacacataggtGCAAATCTACATCACAACTGTATCCCACGGCAGCCAATTAACAATGACTTTTATCAACTCAGTGCAGCTTAACAAACAAAGcaaatgtctggttgctatgggatactgctacTGAAAATATGCATCTCTGTAAAACAGACTTCATGTAAATTTCTATCACCTATAGCCCTATAACAAAAATTCTTTCTATCTAATGTGCTTCTGTTATGAAATTACAGACACATTTGTATTAGCATTTTCTTTGGTTGTGGTGGATGCTAGTTTACCACTAAAAGGCATATTTTATACTATTTTGTACTCCTGTTATACTGTTCCAGCCTATTAGTGAGCACAGTTTATTTTGGGCCAGGAACCCATATTCCTCTTCCCAGTTTCCCAGTGTCTAGCCGCTTGCATGATTACATGCATTATTGGTGATTATTGTACCTAGACAATAAATAAGTAAAGACCCCAATATGCTATTTTGTCACACCAAATGTTGTCTTGACTCACAGAAtactaaaacattttcattaaagtTATCCTGACATATTTTGCCCAACACTTTTGTCCATAAAGGACCTTACTCAAATgtgcagttattattattacaaataatgcTACAATACTACAGAATAAAGATTGCTATAAAGTGCTCATTACTGAATGCCACACTTCAGGCAGAGGGAGGAGGAGAAATGGCACCTGCAGTTTGGATTTTATGCAGCTTCTGCTATGGCAAAATTAAAGCAACTAGACATTTGAattaaacaattttaattttagTTGTGAATGAAAAACGTAGCCTTCTTCTATTAGGTAAACATAAAGCTGCATAATAATGCTCATTACTTGATAACTGTcatgtttattttaatacacCTAACAAATGCATTTATGTACATGACACAGACAGAATAGATAAAGAGTATTAAGCATTTGCTTAATGTCTAAAAAAACAGGAGACCAGTATTTTTAGTTAATGCACATTTGTTTAGTTTATTAAAATATCATatacatataatttttatatttttgtgtaagATAAGGAACCCTTTCAACATCTTACTGAAACAGATGTATCATTTAGTTCCAGCATGATTAAATCCGTGGTCATTGGCTTAATATTAGCCTCAGCTGCGTCCTTGGATTTTGCTAAATCATCACAGACCATGTAAGACAATAAAAGATGTCTGCCCTGGATTACACAAAGGAACGTGTAGCCAAAAATAATGCAATAAGGAGACTACTGCAGTTTTGCACCTGATAATCATTGTCTCAGGCAGAGCAAAATATAAAACTTCCCGTTGATAGTGCAAAATATGCagctcatatacagtatacacagtcttttctttaaaaaaaaagtagtgcaaaCCAGGAATAGAGTGATGCAATCTGCACCAGAATTGCCATGATTACCACACCCCATCTGTACTATATACCCTTGCAGCATTCACTGGCTCTTctagttgcagagaaaaaaatcagCCTTGCATCctccctttatatatatttatattttggttACATTTTTCTGTATTTAACTTTGGCAAAAGACTAACTATGCGTTATCCTTAACTATAATTATTATGGAGgctgccaaatttttacattaaGCACATCAGCAAATGCATCTTGCATGCCCCAGTAAAACAGGAGAATCAATAGATAATTAATACAGAAGTTATACCTAATATTAACTTTGCACTGCTGTTCAAGCTattcttcatttttatggttttgcaGCAACGGTGCTAGACAGGGAGTTGTCTGGTATAACACAGCATAATCATAGCCTTATGTTACAGAAGATAATGTTGTTTCTTCTAATATTTTAGGATACTCTGTGCTTttgcaaagtaaatgaaaaatgCTATACAAAATGTCAAATGTATCCTCTTTCAAACCATTATTCATTCTTTTGCAGATTGCTCACTTTAAGCAGCTGCTGAACTATCAATTAAATGAATTATAACAGTGAACTGAGACAGTACTGTCCTATAAATGCAGTACTCTGTGATAAAACATAATCTACATCTCCAACTAAATCCTCCTGAGCCATTTTGCACTGGTCTGCAGCACAAAATGGcatacaaaaatgaaaaagaaaactatCCCATATCCCcaacaaaatacaataaaaaaataatattaataaaacaggTACAAAAACTAAAGGCCACGGTCATCAATGTCCCCAACTGCCAAACCCAATTTCTTCTTTATATCTGTTGGTGAGAAGATGGGCTTTTCTGGTGAGTTTGTTAAGGACTGTGTGGAGTCCACTCAGGTGATAGTGGAATTGCTTTTCCAAGTCCTCCTCCCCGTCTCCATCCTCCAGCCTGCTGAtttccatgttggagagtttgtcCTTTTTCCTGTCCTCTCCCTGTACGACACCCCACTCTATATCATTCCTAATGGATTTGAGCAGGATATAATAGCCGTGCATGTCCCTCCGGGAGAAATAATTTGTGGCTCCATTGGTGTTGTGAACCTCATCCTTTACTTCCATATCAAGAGGCACATCCCTAAGCAAGCTGGGAACCATCACAGTCTGATCCATATTATTCACAGCTCCAATGAATCTGTTCATGGCATTGAACAGGGAATGCTTCTGGTTGTAGGTGTCTGATATCTGCATCATGATTGCACACTAGCGGTAAATTTCCTTTAATGGTACAAATCGCCCACTTCTGCAAACCCTAGTGCAATACTGTGTTCCAAGAGCTTACAGGAAACCACTCTCTAATTCCTTTTATAGTTGAAGATGATTCAGCTCTTCTCTCATCACTGCTGTCCCAGCATCCACTTCCCTGCAGCAAGGGAGATACAACTTTCACATCCACACGCAGGATCAGAATTGGAGACTGGTGATAAAATGGCTTTTTGTAAGATCAAGAAATTCCTTCATTCAGTCCCTCGCCCTTTATTTGAGATGCAAATCAGGCACTCTTTTGAAAGCCACCTCTTTTACTTCTTCCACCAAGCACAAGGCAACCGGCTTCTCCTGATTGTCAAGCACAGAATATATAGAGCCAGAGAGGTAAGGTGTGCCACGGCCAGCCCCTTGCAGCAAAGCAGGATAGAGCCAGTTCAGAGCTCTGAATGACCGAGAATAACACAGGCATCTGCCTTACATGGAAAGTCCCGCCCCTTTCTCCTCGCCTCACATTTAGACAAGTCCCTGCTGCCCAGTAAGGAGATCAGCCTGGTTGTGTGTAACCCCCCCTATTCCTTGCATCATTGCTCTCTTACTGGCAGAATCCATAGGAACCtcagagctgtttttttttttttatccttttggcaTTGTAGATGATGTTTTATTGTTGTCAGAGCACCATACAAATTCTGTATGTGAAAAAATCAAGCTGGGGAAGGAACTAAAAATGTGCTCACTGTATAAACTGAATATAAACTAATTTTTATGTACAGGAAATGAAAGAATTGCTTAGCATTTTATATGTTACTGAAAGTTTAAACTTTTATCTGCGTTACAACTGCAAGTAATCATTATTTTCTGGCACTGTGTCTCTCTGGGATAGGTATATGTCCCAAGAGAGCCAGTGATACAGGAAACACTTTTAATAGAAAAGCAGAATGGGGACATTCTGTTCCGTGCTGTTTCCATGCCTTAAGCTGCACACACACAAGATATCCCCCTCATATAATGcatgaaaaatatttaatgttcCAAATGAAACAGAAATCCCATTGTATTTCATGAACATTACATTGCTCAATTTACACTAGTGAGTCACAGTATGAGATACATAACTCAAACTGTGGCTTCCTATTGTAAGGGGTTTGAGGTTGTCTCTTTCTTTTCTAATATGTGGGGCATAAGTTGCTTCATCAGTGTTTCCGTAAGTGTGTTTAACTAGATATATAAAAATAGTGGGAGCCAGTAGGGACCTGGAAGGCTCACAATCTGACTGCAGAGTGTATCCCCGCTCATCATAAATGTGTCTCTTCTCAGCACTGGAATAATCCTGCTATTGCTCCAATACAGTGGCAGTTTCTATCTGCTGTATCTGAGCACCTTACAACATATCTTGGAAATAATAAtgtcaaattacttttttttcaacACCAAGCTTTTGGGTTCTGTTTGGGTTCCAATTTTCCTGATTTTGATATGTCTAATGCAAAATGGTTTCATTAATATTGCTGCGCCCCTTTTAATTTGCCAGTATTCACTCTACTTATATACTTTCATAAGGGAATGTGTTTGCACTGGGTTGTGTGACTACACACCATGAATATGTATCTTACATGCCAGTGTATGATACATACACTGCATCACTGATAGTTTCTGTGTTTCAGAGCTAAATTTAAATTGTCTCAAAACATCCCCCTTTCAATATGTAACACATGCCAGAACGCATATGAATACAGAACAGTGCTCTTGCTTTACAGTTACTTAGCACATTCTATTAACATAaggaatatatttaattatagttAGTTTCAGCACATCTTGAAATATTAGATGTGGTAGAACTGGTGGCCAAATATATAATGAGTCTTGAGAATGAGTCTTGTTTTATCTTGCAGGCTGAGGAGACCAGCTACCTAGGACACTAGTTACTGTATTTATTCAGTATCAATAGGGATATGTATGTTTCTTTGTCTCCAATGTTTGTTCTTCTAAATTCAGAGCCCTAGGGAGGACTTGGCTCCTTTTGCACCCTGGAATCAATATTGAACTTTGGTTTATTCACACACTGCCTGACTTTCATAGGAAACAAATCTTGATCCTTGACAAGAAATACATCTTTATGGAGCACTTTTTTTAAAAGTGTGGTACAGGAAATGTAAACTAAGGAAAATCAAGTAAAATTAAATTAATGAGTCCTCTTCTAAgcacttatgcaatttacattaacatttatttggtTACCTAGTTTATAAGATATAATCAATCAGTGCCAGCTACTGTGCAATTTTGCCAATTTGGCAacagttagtgagcagagaaaaGTCTTGTGCAattgctctgctcagaaaattTAGTTgctgagcagagaagagtcatctgacTTTTCTTTGGTTAGTTCTAAGGACATCACCATTACAAAACCTTTAATTTCCTGCTTACTGTGGACGCTCAGCTGACCTAAACAGCAGGTGGCTCTGTTATTTCAAAtgtaggtataggacctgttatccagaatgctcgggaccaagggtattccggataaggggtctttctgtaatttgaatctccataccgtaagtctattaaaaaatcaataaaacattaattaaaacgaataggattgttttgcatccaataaggaatatttatatcttagttgggattgcaaggtactgttttattactacagagaaaaaggagatccgttttaaaattctgaattatttgattaaaattgagtctatgggagactccgtaattcggagctttctggataacaggtttccggataagggatcccatacctctatttgAAAAATAATGGCTAATATCTGTATAtggctaatatcttgaaaaactCATTTCTGTATATTGCAAACATGCTCAGAGAGctctctgagcaattttacattcattttatttgatAGTTTACACTTTAATTAAGGCTACAGTCAGACGAGGCTGTTTCTTGTCCTTGGATAAACAGGGACAGATTTAAATGTAGTGTGCCCCTAGGCCGCTCAATCTCCCCGCCTTGCACTCCCTCACACCCTCCTAGGCCTGGGTTTTTGtagcctgcccacaaatccaggcctgcagaTAAATATCTGGACTCTTCTGACTGTAGCCTAAATGGTTCAAAACTGATTGTGAAGAAATAAAGAAGCACATCTCACAATATTAGGCAGCTTTGGACTAATGTAGCCTTGCAGATTTTGTCCTAAGAGTGATGGGAATTCctgtgataatatatatatagtaatttatcaaacaaacaaaaatccaaGATCAACAGACCTGAATTTACACAGCCCAAGATATTTCCTTATAGTTTGCATGTGTGCTGATAATAGGATTGCTGTGCCCTGCTCAAGGACACAACTTTTACAGAGGCAAACAAAAATCATGGGTATGTAAGACAGATGGAGGATGTACAGGGTGTACAACTCTGTGGGGCACCATTAGTACTAAGGCCTGCAAAAAAATTGAAACTCAGCAAGTGGCCCAGAGGACCTAATAGGTGCCTGATGTCAGAGTTTAGCAATGGACAGTGGCTCAATAGGAAAGCATGTACATATTGAGTTAGGGCTTAAAGTAAGCTAGCTTACATGCCTTTTAGCCATAAGTGGCATGAGGTCAGAAACTCACTTTTGGTAGTAATCTGGCCCCCTCCCTCTGGACTGCCCTGCCCTCACAGTCATTATGACAGCCACACAATCGAATCAGCCTGACATCACACAgtttaaggtgggcatattgaagaaagatctgctcatttgacaaCCTCTCCAAAGAAGCAGAtctttaggctactgccacacagggctgattctaggCCTGCGGAAAAACGaaggccaaaaatcagcccctatgctggcaccagcctgctaccttgcctgcaccttgAAGCATTGTctctgcccaggtgcaggcagatGCAGCAGATATCAGTCAAAAAACATGAAACTTTGCATTTTCAGCCGACATccactcagggccggatttgttggccgggcccccccgaggctgccccctctctgtcgcacccccctgcgcatgcacgaacggcgaacgccccctgcgcatgcgcgaacgccgaacctccccccgcgcatgcgcgaactcacgattgcgcatgcgcggcccttttcaatcgcatgcggagcagtgggggagaggtccccattgctccgtatgcgcaataaactttaatattttggtgcggcggggcggcatgccgccccccaatttttgccgccgtaggcccgggcctttgtggcctttccacaaatccgggcctgcatccACTGTGTTTGTCTGCACCTGCTTCTGGGTACAGGCAAGGTAGCAGACTGGTgcaagcataggggctgattctaagCCTGCATTTTCTGCAGGCCTAGAATCAGCTCCACGTGACACTACTGTATTgccatcttaaaggaaaactatacccccgaacaatgtaggtctctataaaaacaaatatctcataaattagctcatatgtaaaaccctgcttcatctaaaaaatATCAAGTCTATAACCTACAATGCCTGGTGGGAAAATTACAGCTCCCATCAGGACCATCAAGAGGGGGTTTGTGGTACAGAGGGTACTGCAGTCAAGGGTCCTGTGGAGACATGAAAGTGTGATTCTTTATCCTCCAAATAGGTGTGGCTTGCTAGGAGTGAGATTTGCATGGATTGGGAGATTTGAGAATTATGGGCATGGCCTGGGCAGATCAGAAGCATGGTTGCACACTGGTCTCCTTTTCCATTGGGACCTCATTTTACATGTTGGTAGTTCCCTCTGCCCAGGGGCCAAGGTGACCAATGCACTAATAAATTAGGTGCCATGTAGAGGGAGGgccatgtttactaagattggagataaatatcactggtgctgtggcccatagcaaccaatcagcaattagatttgaacagtcacttacaagttagaaatcGAACGCAAAGATCtgatcttagtaaacacgcccctaaaTTAGAAGTATGGAGCTCCGTGATTCCCTAACTTCCATAAGGGCCTATTTTAAGTTGGTCTTTTGTCCCCTAAAACAAGGCTGGATGTGGAtatatacgtgtatatatatatatatatatatatatatatatatatatatatatatatatatatacatatatatcaccATAGTAAGTCGGCACTCATGATATACTAGATcaaggtgcctgggtgcagtccataaGGCAAGTAACACAAACGTCAACCGGGGAAGGATCCGCACTCTCAGGACTTGAATGCAAAAAGTAGAATCTTTGTTGAGCAACAATAACTTTCggctgtagccacagccgaaacgtcagtttttgtTGCTTAATAAAGATTCTACTTTTTGCATTTAAGTCCTGAGAGTGCGGATCCTTCGCCAATTGAtttttatataccgtatatactcaagtataagccgatctgaatataagccaaggtacctaattttacctaagaaaactggaaaaacttattgactcaagtataagcctagggtggtagtaagtttctttttttttgttctatactgtactgtactgtatgtgtgtagctTTAAATTACGGTACCAGCAATTAATGATAATTAATTAACTAATTTTTCATAGTGAATAAACAGCACACAAAGacccacagatatatatatatatatatatatatatatatatatactgttcctAATAAACATGCAGGGATATGACCTGTAATGTTATACTGGGGCCTTTATATGGGCATCATattaaaaggcacaacgtttgctcaggtctagtaacccaaagcaGCCAGGGTAGAAATGACCCATAAAGCTACAGTGACTTGAGAAGAAAGCCAAAGGTATTAgtatgcatttctttttttttttttttttaactaccagTTAGCAACAATAGAGGCAAACATATTTGCTTAACTATCCAGCTTGATAAGGCATCCTGTCCCTGTGTAAACCTAATTCTCCTTGAGCCCAGACAGTGTGCAAATGTGCACTTTCCTACAGAGCTACTGTTTATTCTCTGTCTGCCTTTATCGCAGATATGCCTGCACACCTAAAGTGCTTTTAGCCTCCAAATAGCAGACTACTGCTTCCTATCACCACGTACCCATCACCTCTCTATCACGACGTTCTCACAGCTCAGGCACGCTCCTTCTCTTACACCGTCTATTAATAGGCCGTCCCGGAATCACCCCACTGGCATACCCCCATCTTGGCCAATCACATTCTCAGACGTCACACAGTCTCTCTCTCATAAGCAAGTAGATGTTCGCCTCTTCGCCTGCCTTCTAGGCGTCCATGGTAACAGGATGGCTGCCAAGAAGAGAGTCACGTGGACGTATGCCTGAATGGAAAGGACAGAAGAGGAGGGGGGTGGTGAGGCGGGGAGTTGCTGGTGGTGTTTAACCCTATGATAAAAAACAATGCACTGCCAGTGTTTCTGTCTCTCACTGACTTGGTTGAGATGCCCAAatgtatgcataactttatttataaagcgctacaaggatacatAGCGCTGTTATAATTTTACAATGTACAcgattacacacagggaggacaagtgttataataaatacaataaatttgtataaatacacagggaataagtgccatgtggtatgagacacagtaggaaggagttccctgccccgtagagattCTATAATAAAGAAATAACAGGCATATTAAttctagacatgccagtatagttactatagaaaataaataatatacattttaaagcctgatgtgccagtataattactagaGGAAAGTTATAATCAGCATTTTAACCCTTGACGTGCCCTTAAAATTACTACAGATAATGGATAattagcatattaaccccagatgtgccggTATATTCACTGGAAATGGCCAGTGAGCACTCCAGACAAACCTGTATGATCATTGAAAAATGGACAATGAGCGCTCCAGACATGTAATTCAAATCACAAAAAATTGACAATGAGTAGCtatgtgtgaatttttttttgccagttattcactgtgaaattctgcatttcaacatcagcaaatatttttgtgaaaccacaaaattttgctgtgaaaaaaatatcTCCCTTTACAGAACAACTAAAACTTAACAAAAAGAGTAGAGCAGAAATGTtacacattatgtttttggcttcaatacaagcccaaggcaaccaaaacCCTATaacaggaagatctgtgcctccaaagatgaacccagtagctccccatcttcttttctgctgattcactgaacatgctctgtgctgctgtcagttaccagaGCTTAAGGATTATTTTATTTCAAGCCTGCTGCCTGCAGAGACTCATATTATCCTGTGTACACAGAACATAAAATCATGATACAAGGATCATTAGTAATTCACTCAGATTCTTGTTATTTATGACAGGAGCCTTGTTGCACCAGCCCACATGGCTACTGGATCTCCACACTCACTCAGCATATAGACACAACTTTCTATTAAGGTGGATTGCACTTGGCTGGATCCCAGTATAACAGCAGGGTAACACACTGCCACTCTTATGTACACAGCAAGGCCGCCAGCCCACCTCTCCCatatatcttaaaggaacagtaacaccaaaaaattaaagagttttaaagtaaatgaaatataatgtactgttgccctgcactggtaaaagttgtgtgtttgctacagtaactctactatagtttatatataataagctggtgtgtagccccgggggcagccattcaagctggaaaaaaggcacaggttacttagcagataacggataagctctgtagaatacaatagtgttttatctgttatctgctaagtgcctgtgccttttctcctttgaatggctgcccccatggctacacagctgcattctttatataaactatagtagtgtttctgaggcaaacacaccagttgtaccaatgcagggcagcagtacattatattggaatttcttttatacacttgaattttttggcgttactgttcctttaatgcactgGGCTAACATAACAGGAACGATGATCGGATAGTGGATAAAAGATTTACATgaatcaaaatattaaaaaaatggataTAGCATACCTGTaaaaccctgcctgtgtgtgccatactctgcctgccctatgctgcctgtgtgtgccatactctgactgccctatgttgcctggcaggggtttgatctgggaatttgttagcatatagccattatatggtccctagagtgtataaatatatgctggggggttgctgtgctacccacaggggagaaggaggcatatggatttaagggtatgtcttaatatgaaataatataattctttcacatacaaatgaagggtgatatccctacagtgagcaccaaccatttgggtttttgctgcgctaccaccattaatgtgggtatggtctttaaagctcttgtgataacatgggtgagGTTTGAAGTGGTtgcggtttaaaaaggggagtggtcaaaactagcttccattttcggccctccaccatgtaggccagaaaattccagcccttggacagcactgttttaaagGATTGGAGACCAAAACTATATCCTAATTAAAAGAATGGGGGAAATAcatgatcagcacaagccctattaattcACCAATGGATATACTGTCCCTTAAGCAACATATTCCACAAAGCTGTACAATAGATAGgcgtatacattaaacatacagattacatacaaatatgggCCCTTTTTAATAGAACCTACA
This sequence is a window from Xenopus tropicalis strain Nigerian chromosome 2, UCB_Xtro_10.0, whole genome shotgun sequence. Protein-coding genes within it:
- the mid1ip1 gene encoding mid1-interacting protein 1, which codes for MMQISDTYNQKHSLFNAMNRFIGAVNNMDQTVMVPSLLRDVPLDMEVKDEVHNTNGATNYFSRRDMHGYYILLKSIRNDIEWGVVQGEDRKKDKLSNMEISRLEDGDGEEDLEKQFHYHLSGLHTVLNKLTRKAHLLTNRYKEEIGFGSWGH